In Pasteurella dagmatis, the sequence GTAGAAGGTGATAAAGCGTCAATGGAAGTGCCTTCTCCAGAAGCGGGTGTGATCAAAGAAGTTTTAGTTAAAGTTGGTGATAAAGTGTCTACTGGCTCGCCAATGTTTGTATTAGAAGCTGGCGATGCAAAACCAGCAGAAGCACCAAAAACAGAAGCTGCTCCAGCACCTGCTGCAGCGCCAGTAGCAAGCGCAGTAGTTGAAGTTCACGTGCCAGATATCGGCGGTGATGAAGTAAACGTCACTGAAATTATGGTGAAAGTGGGCGATAAAGTTGAAATTGAACAATCTATCATCAATGTAGAAGGTGATAAAGCGTCAATGGAAGTTCCAGCACCAATCGCAGGTGTTGTAAAAGAAATCTTAATTAATGTAGGTGACAAGGTTTCAACTGGTTCATTAATTATGAAATTTGAAACTGGTGCAGCACCTGCAGCATCAACTCAACCACAACCAGCGGCAGCTGCTCCAGCAGCACCGGCGCAAAGTGCGGTTAAAGATGTAAATGTTCCTGATATCGGTGGCGATGAGGTAAACGTAACTGAAATTATGGTGAAAGTAGGTGATACCATCACTGAAGAACAATCATTAATTACCGTTGAAGGCGATAAAGCATCAATGGAAGTACCAGCTCCATTCGGTGGAGTAGTGAAAGAAATTTTAGTGAAATCAGGTGATAAAGTATCAACTGGCTCATTAATTATGCGCTTTGAAATTGCCGGTGCAGCACCTGCAGTAGCAGCGGCTCCAGCACAAGCTGCGCCAGCTCCACAAGCGTCTGCGCCAGCACCAGTTGCAGCAACTGCGCCAGCGGGTGATTCGGAAGTAACAGGTAGCTCAGTATTTGCTTATGCAACACCAGTTGTTCGTCGTTTAGCACGCGAATTTGGTGTTAACTTAGATAAAGTAAAAGGTAGTGGTCGTAAAGGTCGTATCTTAAAAGAAGACGTTCAAGCGTATGTGAAAGCAGCAATTAAAGCTGTTGAGTCTGGTTCAGTATCTGCAACACCAGCATCAAGCGGTGTAGCAAATGGTGCGGGTTTAGGCTTATTACCTTGGCCGAAAGTAGACTTCAGCAAATTTGGTGAGACAGAAGAAGTTGAGTTAGGACGTATTCAAAAAATCTCTGGTGCTAATTTACACCGTAACTGGGTGATGATTCCACATGTTACTCAGTGGGATAAAGCTGATATCACTGATTTAGAGCAATTCCGTAAAGAACAAAATGTTTTAGCTGAAAAACAAAAATTGGATGTTAAAATTACGCCATTAGTGTTTATTATGAAAGCAGTCGCTAAAGCATTAGAAGCATATCCACGTTTTAATAGTTCATTATCTGAAGATGGTCAACGCTTAACATTGAAAAAATATATCAATATTGGTGTTGCAGTAGATACCCCGAATGGTTTAGTAGTACCTGTCTTTAGAGATGTAAATAAGAAAGGAATTATTGAACTTTCTCGTGAGTTAGCAGAAATTTCTAAAAAAGCTCGTGCAGGTAAATTGACTGCTTCTGATATGCAAGGTGGCTGTTTTACTATTTCAAGCTTAGGTGGAATTGGTGGTACTCATTTCACACCAATTGTGAATGCGCCAGAAGTGGCAATTTTAGGTGTGTCTAAATCTGAAATGACGCCAGTTTGGAATGGTAAAGACTTTACGCCTCGTTTAATGCTACCACTATCATTATCTTATGATCATCGTGTGATTGATGGTGCGGATGGTGCGAGATTTATCACATTTATTAATGGTGTCTTGTCTGATCTTCGCCGCTTAGTTATGTAATCCTGTAATCCGTTCAATGAAGAATTGGACGGATTACTTCTCAACTCTAAATGTGGTGAAAGTGCGGTCAAAAACGCAATATTTTACAGAATCACATCGTTTAACGAGGTTAAAATGAATAAAGAAATTAAAACTCAAGTTGTGGTATTAGGCGCTGGCCCTGCTGGTTATTCTGCTGCTTTCCGTTGTGCGGACTTAGGTTTAGAAACAGTGATTGTTGAGCGTTATTCAACATTAGGTGGTGTTTGCCTAAATGTTGGTTGTATTCCATCTAAAGCATTATTACATGTTGCTAAAGTGATTGAAGAAGCAAAAGCACTTGCTGAACATGGTATTGTTTTTGGTGAGCCAAGCACAGATGTAAATAAAATTCGTGGTTGGAAAGAGAAAGTTATTGGTCAATTAACTGGTGGTTTAGCTGGTATGGCTAAACAGCGTAAAGTTCAAGTTGTAAATGGTTATGGTAAATTCTCTGGTCCTAATACAATTATTGTTGCAGGTGAAGAAGGTGAAACAACAATCAAATTCGATAATGCAATTATTGCAGCAGGTTCACGACCGATTCAATTGCCCTTCATTCCACACGAAGATCCGCGTATTTGGGACTCAACAGATGCTCTGAAATTAAAAGAAGTGCCAGAAAACTTATTAATTATGGGCGGTGGTATCATTGGTCTTGAAATGGGAACTGTTTACCACGCATTAGGTTCAAAAATTGATGTAGTTGAAATGTTTGACCAAGTTATCCCTGCTGCGGATAAAGATATGGTTCAAATCTATACTAAACGTGTATCTAAGAAATTCAATTTATTATTAGAAACTAAAGTAACGGCGGTTGAAGCGAAAGAAGATGGCATTTACGTTTCAATGGAAGGTAAAGCAGCGACAGAAACACGTCGTTATGATGCTGTGCTGGTTGCTATCGGTCGTGTACCAAATGGTAAACTAATCGATGCTGGTGTTGCTGGTGTTGAAGTTGATGATCGCGGTTTCATTCGTACGGATAAACAGATGCGTACAAACGTACCGCACATCTTTGCTATCGGTGATATAGTTGGTCAACCAATGTTAGCACATAAAGGTGTTCATGAAGGTCATGTAGCTGCAGAGGTTATCGCAGGCATGAAGCACTACTTTGATCCAAAAGTCATTCCTTCAATTGCTTACACTGAACCAGAGGTTGCTTGGGTAGGTAAAACCGAGAAAGAATGTAAGGCTGAAGGTATTAACTACGAAGTGGCTAAATTCCCATGGGCAGCTTCAGGTCGTGCAATTGCATCTGACTGTGCAGATGGTATGACTAAATTAATCTTCGACAAAGATACTCACCGTGTCATTGGTGGTGCTATTGTGGGGACTAACGGTGGTGAATTATTAGGTGAAATTGGTCTTGCGATCGAAATGGGTTGTGATGCGGAAGATTTAGCATTAACTATCCATGCTCATCCAACCTTACACGAATCAGTTGGTTTAGCGGCAGAAGTCTTTGAAGGTTCAATTACTGACTTGCCAAATCCAAAAGCGAAGAAAAAATAATTACATTGCTTAAATAATCAGCCACTTTTGCCATCTCAATATTGAAATGTGCAAAAGTGGCTTTTTTATTAGTCGATTTTGCGAATTCAAAAGGTAGTCTAAATTTAGTAAATCACGAAACGTAAATATATTTCATCAATGTTTAATGTTGTTTATATCATAAAATTTCAAAAATGTGACCGCAATTTTGGGAATTATCTTTAAGCAGCAAAACGCATTTTGTTTTTTGGCTTCATTTGATGGATAGTATTTGTTACTGTACC encodes:
- the lpdA gene encoding dihydrolipoyl dehydrogenase — its product is MNKEIKTQVVVLGAGPAGYSAAFRCADLGLETVIVERYSTLGGVCLNVGCIPSKALLHVAKVIEEAKALAEHGIVFGEPSTDVNKIRGWKEKVIGQLTGGLAGMAKQRKVQVVNGYGKFSGPNTIIVAGEEGETTIKFDNAIIAAGSRPIQLPFIPHEDPRIWDSTDALKLKEVPENLLIMGGGIIGLEMGTVYHALGSKIDVVEMFDQVIPAADKDMVQIYTKRVSKKFNLLLETKVTAVEAKEDGIYVSMEGKAATETRRYDAVLVAIGRVPNGKLIDAGVAGVEVDDRGFIRTDKQMRTNVPHIFAIGDIVGQPMLAHKGVHEGHVAAEVIAGMKHYFDPKVIPSIAYTEPEVAWVGKTEKECKAEGINYEVAKFPWAASGRAIASDCADGMTKLIFDKDTHRVIGGAIVGTNGGELLGEIGLAIEMGCDAEDLALTIHAHPTLHESVGLAAEVFEGSITDLPNPKAKKK
- the aceF gene encoding pyruvate dehydrogenase complex dihydrolipoyllysine-residue acetyltransferase, encoding MSKQIQVPDIGGDEVTVTEVMVKAGDTVAVDQSVINVEGDKASMEVPSPEAGVIKEVLVKVGDKVSTGSPMFVLEAGDAKPAEAPKTEAAPAPAAAPVASAVVEVHVPDIGGDEVNVTEIMVKVGDKVEIEQSIINVEGDKASMEVPAPIAGVVKEILINVGDKVSTGSLIMKFETGAAPAASTQPQPAAAAPAAPAQSAVKDVNVPDIGGDEVNVTEIMVKVGDTITEEQSLITVEGDKASMEVPAPFGGVVKEILVKSGDKVSTGSLIMRFEIAGAAPAVAAAPAQAAPAPQASAPAPVAATAPAGDSEVTGSSVFAYATPVVRRLAREFGVNLDKVKGSGRKGRILKEDVQAYVKAAIKAVESGSVSATPASSGVANGAGLGLLPWPKVDFSKFGETEEVELGRIQKISGANLHRNWVMIPHVTQWDKADITDLEQFRKEQNVLAEKQKLDVKITPLVFIMKAVAKALEAYPRFNSSLSEDGQRLTLKKYINIGVAVDTPNGLVVPVFRDVNKKGIIELSRELAEISKKARAGKLTASDMQGGCFTISSLGGIGGTHFTPIVNAPEVAILGVSKSEMTPVWNGKDFTPRLMLPLSLSYDHRVIDGADGARFITFINGVLSDLRRLVM